The sequence below is a genomic window from Oceanipulchritudo coccoides.
CAATTTGATTGCGTGCGACCACGGCCGGCGGCCCGATGTCATCGAAAAGAATGGGACGCCCTGCATACAGCGTGACCCGCGCCTCCTGCCCGATAACATCTGCCAAACGGGTGTAAGCGCTAGGATTTGAAACCTCTTTTAGC
It includes:
- a CDS encoding SAF domain-containing protein yields the protein MIKLSMIFWALFLGSVAFAESVVPTRTIRADAEIGAKDVTLKEVSNPSAYTRLADVIGQEARVTLYAGRPILFDDIGPPAVVARNQI